In Haloarcula sp. H-GB4, a single genomic region encodes these proteins:
- the purQ gene encoding phosphoribosylformylglycinamidine synthase I, translated as MTIAVIQFGGSNCDRDAVQALESLGFDAERVWHEDGLPEDVEGVVLPGGFSYGDYLRAGAMAARSPIMADIREAASEGTPVLGICNGAQIGCESSLTPGAFTTNESARFQCEHVHLRVENADTPWTSQYEEGDIVELPIAHGEGRYEIDDERLDELEAEDRILFKYCDEDGTVTPEANPNGSKHSVAGVTDEAEHVAVMMPHPERATLSDLGRTDGRGVLTGFAE; from the coding sequence GTGACTATTGCCGTCATCCAGTTCGGCGGCTCGAACTGCGACCGCGACGCTGTCCAGGCCCTAGAATCGCTGGGCTTTGACGCCGAGCGCGTCTGGCACGAGGACGGGCTTCCCGAGGATGTCGAGGGTGTCGTCCTCCCCGGCGGCTTCTCCTACGGCGATTACCTCCGTGCCGGCGCGATGGCCGCCCGTTCGCCAATCATGGCTGACATTCGGGAAGCCGCAAGCGAGGGGACGCCGGTGCTTGGCATCTGCAACGGCGCACAGATCGGCTGCGAGTCGTCGCTGACCCCTGGCGCATTCACGACCAATGAGAGCGCCCGCTTCCAGTGTGAACACGTCCACCTGCGCGTCGAGAACGCCGACACGCCCTGGACCAGCCAGTACGAGGAGGGTGACATCGTCGAACTCCCGATCGCTCACGGCGAAGGCCGCTATGAGATCGACGACGAGCGGCTGGATGAACTCGAGGCTGAGGACCGGATTCTGTTCAAGTACTGCGACGAGGACGGGACTGTCACACCCGAAGCGAACCCGAACGGCTCGAAGCATAGCGTGGCCGGCGTCACCGACGAAGCCGAGCACGTCGCCGTCATGATGCCCCACCCGGAGCGGGCGACACTTTCGGACCTCGGGCGGACCGACGGCCGCGGCGTTCTCACAGGCTTCGCTGAGTGA